In the Juglans regia cultivar Chandler unplaced genomic scaffold, Walnut 2.0 Scaffold_25239, whole genome shotgun sequence genome, gtggcgcccccgacccccatgtaaggaaacacgggaatcgagacgccaggatggtgacaacacggtcatgcatcccaacgatagtgccaagtgtgtgtacatgcaacggtgtacaaaataACGCaacggattagtcaactaagtaccagaatttaaatacaatctaaacatcagtaaggtttaaaagtagttatacagtcatccaaaattaaaataccatacagtaaaataaaataactaagcaAGTGATCCTAGATCACTCGTcaggcggagccgtctcctcaggctcgccctcatcctactcatctgcatcaaaatctgcgttaccacaaaatggtactgcaggtaagtataacccaaataaccacgtaattaaaatgcattaatgcaaccaacatgcatgcatatgatgaaatatgcattttcctcaaaacatcattttttccgaaaatgattattttccaacacatgccaaaatcccatttggcccaaaatatttgtaaaacattttcccggaaaatgatttacacaaaattcaacacacactattttctcagaaaatagccaattaatccattattaccatatgcaccatgatctctcCTAGGGATCATCCACaagtcctggcttcgtagcgatgcccagttccgcgcccagcgcgttcatggccaagcacccactacacATATGCTGCAAGGTGAAGCGGTAAACTGGTGGGAGACCAAGCGGCCACTCCTAGAAATGGAGTTGGGATCCTTGGCTACTGTGTCTTGGCAGcattttaagaaagaatttgatgacTGATACTTCACTGTTTCGGTGAGACGGCAAAAGGCTCGAGAGTTCAATAATTTGGTTCAAGGAGACATGACTGTCGAGTAATATGCAACGGAATTTATGGAGCTTGGACGGTTCGCTCCTCAGCTTACTGCTATTGAGGAATTGCGGGTTGAGAGTTTCCAAGAGGGCCTGCGCCACGAGGTACGTAGACAAGTAGCTTGTCTTCagattatggaatttcaaaagTTGGTGGATTTGGCAAGTATTGAAGAGCGGGAAAATAGTTTTGGGGTAGGCTCCCCTCCAGGTCAGAAGAGGCGGAGTTATGTTGGTGAAGTAAGTAGTTCTGGGTCACCGCATAAGTTCGTGCAAAGGACTAGAGCCCGTTCGCAGACAACCTCTGGTGTTCGTGCTGGTGGTGAAGCCCCAGTTTGTAACAGGTGCAATAGAGCCCATGAGGGCGACTGCGGCCAAAGGGGAAttcagtgttttaaatgtgg is a window encoding:
- the LOC109009778 gene encoding cold shock protein 2-like produces the protein MELGRFAPQLTAIEELRVESFQEGLRHEVRRQVACLQIMEFQKLVDLASIEERENSFGVGSPPGQKRRSYVGEVSSSGSPHKFVQRTRARSQTTSGVRAGGEAPVCNRCNRAHEGDCGQRGIQCFKCGQPGHFARECPSLALGGQGGRGG